The Siansivirga zeaxanthinifaciens CC-SAMT-1 region ATTTTATTTGAATTAAACACTAATTTACCAGTAATATCATAGATATTTATGGAAGTAATCGTATTTAAACTTTTAACTTGAAGTGTGTTTTTTGCAGGATTAGGAAATAATTTAATGTCGTTTGCAACTGCTTCGTTGTTATTAACTGAAAGCGTTACATAACTAAACTCTGAGACTACATTATCGAATGCAACTTTATCTCCAAATAGGGCCCCATCTTTTACTTTTAATCTTACTTGAATTTTATTGAATGGTATGTCTATTGGTTTTGAAAGGGTGATGTTTTCCCAGGTATTAGCTACAGCCACACTTTTTAATGCCGTATTAAGTGTGTTAATTTTAGCGCCTGAAGCATCAAAAAAGTCGAATAACACCTGAACATTAATGGTGGTACTAGAACTGTATAAATCGAAAGAGATATCGATGTTATTAGGACTAACGGTGCTTCCGAAATCGTAAATAGCATTGTCTAAATAATTAACTTTGGTTTGATCTTCTGTAAACGATAATTGTCCGGCGTGCGCACTACCATTTCCTGTTGCGTCAACCAAAACAACCTGACCACCACTGGCCGACCAGCCGTCTAAGGTACCGGTTTCAAAATCTGGGTTTGTAACAAATGCGTTTTCTGTAAAGACTTGACGAAAATCGACATCGTCTACTTCCACAGAGGTACCGTTGGTGTTATCGTTAACATTAACTCTTAATGTGATACTGCCAGTGCCACTTATTGCAAAAACAGACTCAACATACTCCCAAGTATCGGCTACTTGTATCGCATAAACATTCCCGTCGATGGTTGTAGATTGCGCATTATCTCTTATAAAAGATTTTGATTTAGCTCCTGCGGCGCCTCGAACCCAATAACCAAATTTATAATTTCCTGCTGGCAAACCCGAAATATTATCACTTTGTATACGGCTATTAAAAGTTCCGTTACTCACAATTCTCCATAAACCAGAACCGTCGGCCGTTCTGCTATCTGTAGAAATATAATCTTGGTTAATTCCTGGGTTGTTACTATTCCAGCCTGCAGTGGTGTTAAATGTAGGGTTTGGCGCTAAATTTTGAGATTGTGCTATAAAGGATAGCATCGCTCCTAAAAAGAATAAGGTAAATTTTTTCATGTTACTTAGTTTAAAAGTTAGTTTAATATTTGTTTTTAAACACAAGTAATTAAGTTAGATAGTAGCTAGGGACGCTTTGATTATTAGGTTGGTAAAACTAAAACTTGCATAGCATCTTGAAGAGGTATAATCTATCAAAAAAGGTTCATTTTAAGTCAATTACAACCTTAACCATATAAAAACAAGATTATATTGTAAGGCAATTCTAATAAGAAATTCAACGGCTTATAAATTGAAGTTTTCTAGAGAAAGAAATTTTAAAAAATAGAAATTCCTTTTAAGTGAAGTATTTGAAAGGAAATTAACTTTCGCGTTTTACCAAAGCATAAAAATCGCCTTCTAGAGGTAAATAACCCTGATCGTAAACAAAGTAATATATAGCGCCTGCCTTAGTAGTATAAATGCTTGTAAAATAATTAAAATCGAAACCGTTTTCAATGAGTTTGCTTCGGGAGGTTTTTGTTTTTTGGTCCGGATTTAAAGCTTCTAAAATTCGATAATTTTTACGTAACCGGTTATTGGTGTTGCGTATTAAATTTTTACTATCCTTATTTACATTGTTGTTGTAAGCGTTTCTGCAGGCGTCGCTACAAAATTTTTTATCTACTCTGCCAACAATGTTGTCACCGCATTCTAAGCAACTTTTTCCCATGATAACCAATTAATTAAGCCAATATACAAAAATTATTTATTCGTTTACAAACGACTACAAACATTTACAAACGATTTTAAACAAGTAACTACCGAATAACATTTTGAAGCCATCGCATCTTTGCCATGTCGAAACATAAGAACTCGATAGTATTAACTGTTTAACATTAAAAAATTAAAATTATGAGCGCACTTAGAAACAAAGTACAGTTGATTGGTAACTTAGGAAACGATCCAGAAATTATTAATCTTGAATCAGGCAAAACATTAGCAAAATTTACAATTGCAACTAATGAAAGCTATAAAAATAATAAAGGCGAGAAAATTACAGACACCCAATGGCATAATGTAGTGGCTTGGGGAAAAACAGCAGAGATTATTGAAAAATATGTAACTAAAGGTAAAGAGATTGCCATAGAAGGAAAGCTTACATCCAGAAGCTATGATGATAAAGATGGCAACAAACGTTACATCACCGAAATTGTTTGTAACGAACTACTCTTGTTGGGTAAATAATGTTTTGAAAAAGCTGCCTCGATTAAGGCAGCTTTTTTTTACTTTTTAATTTTCGGTTTTGAATTAAAAAAACTAAGTCGATTACTTTCCTTTTAATGATTTCATAATAACACATTAAGCTATGAAATCAACCAGTAATAAAAACATTGTTTATATAACCTTTTAGTACTCTAATTTTAGAGCAAAATTTTAGATTATTAAATAATTTAAAAAAAATTAAAAAATGGGGTAACAAAATTAGATGTCCCTGTATCTAGTTATATAAACAATAAAATATTATGAAAAAGATAATTATACATTTAACAACCTTAGTCCTTTTGGCAATTTTTAGTGCTTCATGCGAAAAAGAAGCAACACCTTCAACGCGAAGTACCGATAAAATTGAAATAACTCTTGATGCTAACAGTTCGGCTATTTTAAGTTATTCAGCTAATATTTCGGCAACAGATTATAATCTACCAGCAACCACTGGAATTGGTTGCTTGTTTAGAATTGATTCTGAAGATGGAAACGGAAACGTATTTAATTTTAACACCTCTGGCTTATTAAGCGATCCATGTCCTTTAGTTATAGCTACACCTTCTACTCGAACCCTTACAGGAAATCAAATACCAAACATTCAAGGTATTGATATTGATTACCAAAATCCAGGAAATTCAATTACAGCTGATTATCGCGTTTTTGGAAGCAATGTAGGTGATGATATAAAAATAATTTTATACGGGACTTATTACGATTCTTTAGGCAATAGCCATACCATTTATATAGACATTGATGTTTCTAGAACCTAAGAAAATGAATATAATCAAGGTTACTCAAAAAAGTAACCTTGATTATTTTTTTACATTATCTACATTAAAATAACCTCCTTTATTTTCTTTTCTATTTAAAGATTGGTTAATAATAAGATGTGCCACGTTTATCATGTTTCGCAATTCACAAAGTGAAGTTGTAATTTTAGATTCTTTATACAAATCTTCAACTTCATTGTAAATTAAATCTAAACGTTTTATAGCCTGATTTAAACGTTTGTTACTTCTAACAATACCCACATAATTTCGCATTAATGCTTGAAGTTCTTTTAAATTATGCTGAATTAATATGTGTTCTTTTGCAATGGTAGTCCCTTCATCATTCCAATCTGGAATGTTTACCTGTACATTTTCAGATTCGTTTTTGCTATGATATTTAAAAATATTATGAGCATAAACCAAGGCTTCTAACAACGAATTTGATGCTAATCTATTAGCGCCATGCAATCCTGTTCGAGTACATTCGCCACACGAAAACAAATTCGCTATGGTTGTTTTTCCATCTTTATCGACTACAATACCACCACATAAATAATGAGACGCTGGCACTACAGGAATCCAGTCGGTTTTAATGTCGATATGATGTTCTAAACACTTATTGTAAATATTAGGAAAATGTTTTATGAAGGCATCCATATCTAAATGGGTACAATCTAAAAACACACAAGGTTCTCCCGATTTTTTAAGTTCGCTATCAATGCTTTGAGATACGATATCGCGCGAAGCTAATTCTGCACGTTCATCGTACTCTGGCATAAAACGATACCCTTTTTTATTTCTTAAATAAGCTCCAAAACCTCTAACAGCTTCCGAGATTAAAAATGAAGATTCGCCTTTGGCATCATATAATGCTGTTGGATGAAACTGAACAAATTCCATGTCCTTAATCTCAGCTTTAGCTCTGTATGCCATGGCAATCCCATCGCCTGTTGCTATTACCGGGTTTGTAGTATGTCCATAAACACAACCAATACCACCTGATGCTAAAAGCGTACTTTGGGCCTTAATAGTGAAAATATTAGACGATTTTTGATCGAATACATAGGCACCATAGCACGTAATTTCATCTGAAATATTTTCTTTTAAATGGTGATTTGTAACTAAATCTAAAACAAAATGATGGGGTAAAATGCTTATGTTTGGTAATTGATGTGCGCGTTTTAATAAAGCGCGTTCTATTTCGAAACCTGTAATATCTTTGTGGTGTACCACACGGTATTCCGAATGTCCGCCTTCTTTTCCTAAATCGAATGCCCCTTGAGGATCTAAATCGAAATTAGCACCCCAAAGCAATAATTCTTCTAAACGTTCGGGACCTTCTTTAATAACCATTTTAACGACGTCTTCATCGCACAAACCATCACCAGCAATAAGCGTATCTTTTATGTGCTTTTTAAAAGAATCGTTTTCTTTATCTAAAACCACAGCAACACCACCTTGGGCATACTTGGTATTAGATTCATCTTCATTAGCTTTCGTTACAATTACAACGGTTTTATTGGGAAACTTCTCGGCAATTTTAACCGAAAATGTTAAGCCTGCAACACCAGAGCCAATGACTAAATAATCTGTTTCAATCATGGTTTATTTAGATAGTTCTAACATACGCTCAATAGGCAACAAGGCTCTATCTATAATATGTTCGGGAACATGTATTTGTGGCGATTCGTTTAATAAACAATCGTAAAGTTTTTGCAAGGTATTCATTTTCATGAAGTGGCATTCACTACATGCACAGGTATTATCTTCTTTGGCTGGCGCAGGAACAAGCTCTGTATTGGGCATTTCTTGTTGCATTTTATGTAAAATACCTGCTTCGGTAGCTACTATAAATTTTTGGTCCTGATGCTCTTTAACATAATTTATCATGCCCGAAGTAGAACCAATATAAGTCGCCGTATTTAAAATATGCTCTTCAGATTCTGGATGGGCTATAATTTTATAATCTGGATATTTTTTATGAAGTTCTATAAGCTTGTCCATTGAAAAAGCTTCGTGCACGATACAACTTCCATCCCACAATAGCATATCTCTTCCTGTTTCTTTGATGATGTAAGCGCCTAAATTTTTATCGGGTGCAAAAATAATAGGGGTTTCTTTTGGAATAGAATTTACAATTTTAAGTGCATTTGAAGATGTACAAACAATATCGCTTAAGGCTTTAATTTCTGCCGAACAATTTACGTAAGTTATAACAACGTGATCGGGATGTGCTTTAGTAAACTTTTCGAAAGCCTCTGGCGGACAAGAATCTGCTAGGGAGCAACCCGCGTTAACATCTGGCAACACCACTGTTTTTGTTGGGTTTAAAATTTTAGCCGTTTCGGCCATAAAATGCACCCCTGCAAATACAATAATATCGGCGTCGGTTTCGGCTGCTTTTTGAGACAATCCTAAACTATCACCTACATAATCTGCAATATCTTGAATCTCACCAATTTGGTAATAATGTGCTAATATTACAGCGTTCTTTTCTTCTTTAAGACGTTTAATTTCTTTAACTAAATCCATTGCAATTAAATCTTTGTAAAAACAGATTAACCTAATTTTAGGCATCAATTATTTTACAAATATCTTAATTAAAATTCTTTTGAATTGAATTTAACTCAAATATTAAAGTAAAATTGCAGACAATTTAGATATTCAACAATTCATTAAATTCTAATTAATCAAATGCTTTATTAATTAATAAAATTGAAACGTTTATTTTAAAATACAAACACTAGTCTATGCTACTACTTGTGTTTTTTCTGTTTGACTTGCTAAATTTTGTACCGCTAAACTTATATTAAGCAATTCGTTTTCGGCTTTGTTTAACGCACTTATAACCTCGGTTTTAATATCTTGAAATCTATTTTTCACATTGTTAAACATCGTTTTATAATAGGCAATGCCATCGGCCATGTTTTTGGTAAATGTTAAAAAATATTTCTCTTCTTTTTTAGTCATTTCAGCTTTAGATTCCTCAAATTTTTGCTTCAAATAATCAATATAAATATCAATTTCTTTAATGAATATATTCGGACGATCGTTTCGAGATAACATGTTGTCTCTTCCATAAATATGATCGGTGATGTTTTTTAGACTCATTATTTTTGAAAAATAGGCCATATTTGGTCCCGGACAAACAGAAACACCCATACCTTCGGTTTTTGTGTCTAAACCATAAGCGAGCAAAGCCGATGTGCCTAAACCTACGCAAGTACAAGATTTTTCAATAATTTTATTGAAATGCATTTTATAGGCTTCGTTGTTTAAATTTAAGGCATCCAACGCTTTAATTTTTAAATATTGGTATTCTCGCGATGCCGTACAAATGCCTTTTTCTTTAAATTCTTTATTTAACGACACAAACTTTTTTGGGCAAGAACTTCCCGGGCGACCTTTTGCTATTAAAGCCTCTTTTTCTAAATCTTTTGTATTGTTTTTAAGACTGTTAAACGGAATTCCCAAAGGCGAAATATCGCTTAAATACAAATCGTCTTCTTTAGCTTTTACCAATAAATTTATAGTGTCACTATCGACTGTTGTTGCTTCGGGCACCAATAAAAACGGGGTTCCCCATCCAATAGAATCTAAATCGTAATGTTCCAGTAAAAATTCGTGTTCTTCGTTCGTTCCAACACCACCTTGAGCCGAAATTTTAAACTCTAAAGGCAAATTGGGAACAATGCGGCCTTGACTTTCTAACTCTTGATTTAACACGGTGGCAATGGTTTCACGCAATTCTTCGCGTTTCTCTTTAAATTCTTGTAAAACAGGCCCTAGAAGATACCCATCGGTAGCAAAGGCATGTCCACCACAATTTAAGCCCGACTCAATTCGATACTCCGATACCCATAAGCCTTTTTTTGCTAAAAATTTTCCTTGAATTAAAGCCGACCTGTAATCGCTTACTTTTAATATTATTTTCTTTTTAAAAGTGCCTAATTGGGTTGGAAAGAAATCGTTAAACGCACTCATATAAGCGTATAATCGTGGATTCAATCCAGCCGACAACACAACCGATGCTTCTAAATTACTGTTAGCAAAGCCACGAAATGCAGCGTGCGCATCGTTATATTCAACTGGTAATGGGTCGTTTTTTATATAATTATCTTTATCGACTTTGGTCATTATATTAACGTCTATGTTACCTTTTACAAGATTTTGGTTTGCCCAGTTTTTAATTTCAGACATGGTAAAACCTTTTTCGGTTAAGCGCATAAAGTCTGTTTTAATGGCAGAGCCCGAAGGCAGCATATTTATATAAGCTTTAAATTCTTCGGTCATGCCTACAGCACTTTGCTTTAAGGCTTCAAATTTTTTGTCGACTACATCGTTTATTAAATTTAAATAAGAGGTAATTCTTTTGGCTCTAAAATCATCAATCGCATCTGAAATTTCATGGTAAGGCATTTCAAATTTCTCACTGTACATTTTTCTTAATTTTTCAATTAAAATATCATCTACTAAAGAAACAACCGAGTCGATTCCGTATTGAGCTACTTTTAAAGGAGAATCTATAGTGAATCCAATACCCATTACTGGTATGTGAAACGAATGGATTTTGTTAATATGCATGGTAATCGTTATATTTAGGTTTTAAAAAGAGCTAAAGATATGGCTTAAAGATTCGAGCAAATATGATATTTATCATATACGCCCACGATGTATTAGTAAATGAAAAAAGCTGTTTTACAATGGCGCTAAACATCACTAATTACAAAGATTTTGATTAAGTAGAGTTTTTTTTTAATTATTCGTAGAAAGCATCAAACAAATAAAAAAAATTAATAAATCTTTAATAAGTCTGCAATCTTTAGTCTAAGCTTCCTTACATTTATGATTAATTTTCAATTGAACGATTTATGTCTGTAGAACCAAAATTATCGCGATTCAAGCAACAGGTATTGTCTAAATATCAGATATACAACAGTATATTTATGACCTTACCTTTTGATACGATCACAAAAACCGGAGTACTACTCCCCTTATTTCATGAAACCTGTAAAAAAGGATTTGCAAATGGAGACGATCCTACCAAAATTGTAGATACCTTCTTTGAAAAATACCAAGGGAGACGCTCAAAAGAAAGTCAAATAAACCTTTTATTTAGATTTATACAATACATCGAGCGCCAAGTTGTATTATTTGATGCTGTCGAAGATGCCGCTTTCCCTATTGTTAACAACATGGAAGGTATTGGTACGCTTAGAAACTTAAAAGAATCTGCTTCTTCAAACAATAAACTTGAAGAATTAAAAAAATATTTAGAAGAATTTAAAGTACGTATTGTTTTAACAGCGCATCCAACACAATTTTACCCTGGAACTGTTTTGGGTATTATTACCGATTTAACCGCAGCTATTAAAAGCAATAACCTTTCTGAAATTAATAATCTTTTCGCTCAGTTAGGTAAAACACCGTTTTTTAAACACGAAAAACCAACACCTTACGATGAAGCTAAAAGTTTAATTTGGTATTTAGAAAATGTATTCTACCACTCGTTTGGTGAAATATATAACTACATACAACAAAACATTTACGACGACGGCAAAAAACACAATGAAATTATAAATATTGGTTTCTGGCCAGGTGGTGATCGTGATGGTAACCCATTCGTAAAACCAGATACAACGTTAAAAGTTGCTAGAAAACTAAAACAAGCAGCGCTTAAAAAATATTATGCCGACTTAAAGAATTTAAGACGCAAACTTACTTTTAGAGGGGTTGAAGAACGTATTATTCGTTTAGAAACCATTATGTATAACTACAGTATAAACATAAATACGCCCGAAAAGATTACGGCTAAAGAACTTCTAAAAGAATTATTAAGTATTAGAAATCTTATTGAAGAGAAACACCAATCGCTTTACGTAAACGAAATAAATAATTTAATTAATAGAATTCATTTATTCGGATTCCATTTTGCAACTTTAGA contains the following coding sequences:
- a CDS encoding T9SS type A sorting domain-containing protein, yielding MKKFTLFFLGAMLSFIAQSQNLAPNPTFNTTAGWNSNNPGINQDYISTDSRTADGSGLWRIVSNGTFNSRIQSDNISGLPAGNYKFGYWVRGAAGAKSKSFIRDNAQSTTIDGNVYAIQVADTWEYVESVFAISGTGSITLRVNVNDNTNGTSVEVDDVDFRQVFTENAFVTNPDFETGTLDGWSASGGQVVLVDATGNGSAHAGQLSFTEDQTKVNYLDNAIYDFGSTVSPNNIDISFDLYSSSTTINVQVLFDFFDASGAKINTLNTALKSVAVANTWENITLSKPIDIPFNKIQVRLKVKDGALFGDKVAFDNVVSEFSYVTLSVNNNEAVANDIKLFPNPAKNTLQVKSLNTITSINIYDITGKLVFNSNKIFDGKVDISNLNSGIYLARIEDSNRNYSVKKLVVTK
- a CDS encoding single-stranded DNA-binding protein, which codes for MSALRNKVQLIGNLGNDPEIINLESGKTLAKFTIATNESYKNNKGEKITDTQWHNVVAWGKTAEIIEKYVTKGKEIAIEGKLTSRSYDDKDGNKRYITEIVCNELLLLGK
- the nadB gene encoding L-aspartate oxidase is translated as MIETDYLVIGSGVAGLTFSVKIAEKFPNKTVVIVTKANEDESNTKYAQGGVAVVLDKENDSFKKHIKDTLIAGDGLCDEDVVKMVIKEGPERLEELLLWGANFDLDPQGAFDLGKEGGHSEYRVVHHKDITGFEIERALLKRAHQLPNISILPHHFVLDLVTNHHLKENISDEITCYGAYVFDQKSSNIFTIKAQSTLLASGGIGCVYGHTTNPVIATGDGIAMAYRAKAEIKDMEFVQFHPTALYDAKGESSFLISEAVRGFGAYLRNKKGYRFMPEYDERAELASRDIVSQSIDSELKKSGEPCVFLDCTHLDMDAFIKHFPNIYNKCLEHHIDIKTDWIPVVPASHYLCGGIVVDKDGKTTIANLFSCGECTRTGLHGANRLASNSLLEALVYAHNIFKYHSKNESENVQVNIPDWNDEGTTIAKEHILIQHNLKELQALMRNYVGIVRSNKRLNQAIKRLDLIYNEVEDLYKESKITTSLCELRNMINVAHLIINQSLNRKENKGGYFNVDNVKK
- the nadA gene encoding quinolinate synthase NadA; this encodes MDLVKEIKRLKEEKNAVILAHYYQIGEIQDIADYVGDSLGLSQKAAETDADIIVFAGVHFMAETAKILNPTKTVVLPDVNAGCSLADSCPPEAFEKFTKAHPDHVVITYVNCSAEIKALSDIVCTSSNALKIVNSIPKETPIIFAPDKNLGAYIIKETGRDMLLWDGSCIVHEAFSMDKLIELHKKYPDYKIIAHPESEEHILNTATYIGSTSGMINYVKEHQDQKFIVATEAGILHKMQQEMPNTELVPAPAKEDNTCACSECHFMKMNTLQKLYDCLLNESPQIHVPEHIIDRALLPIERMLELSK